One genomic window of Fusarium fujikuroi IMI 58289 draft genome, chromosome FFUJ_chr01 includes the following:
- a CDS encoding probable tyrosine--trna ligase precursor, mitochondrial, whose product MAIHAIVSKLAPSRTTIYSRCLNAQRSLQVRNIATTYLNKVAEGEKRWKERAEKIQNGEIPHTLDVLQERGYIKDIAGSPEKIKEIMRVRRIGSYVGIDPTADSMHVGHLLPLMPMFWMWFHGYPAVTLIGGSTARIGDPTDRLESRTILSNSDISKNITKIHVQLTKLWKNVHLLKQKYGYEEDWAATHRLLNNNMWLGNLTLYDFAKRIARHTRIGPMLARDTVKRKMTEGDGMSLGEFMYPLLQGWDFWHMYNKLGIQMQIGGSDQYGNITAGIDALKTIRETEEAPHLKKPSTWDHEPFGFTVPLLTDSAGNKFGKSAGNAIWLDEFKTSAFDLYGYFVRRSDEEVENLLKMFTFMPLEQISKLMEEHRAAPQERKAQHTLAFEVLSLIHGAQRAVQEAKQHEFRFGTKLPKGIVNEPTPDTGIVTVNNAPRSDIQLPRSIMKSSPAKILHAVGLASSSSEGQRLLSAQGAYIAAQPGQKRGLVPGNLSWTPMKAWFPEETSKFLIDDRMLIMRKGKHNVRIVELISDEEWKKSGQIYPGQPGTGLLRRMKDELKKEVEAKGSSLSDRELTQIASRKKNQLSVANNSNIELPNKHDVRERRAQLTWDRRGK is encoded by the exons ATGGCGATCCATGCCATCGTCTCGAAACTTGCGCCCTCACGAACAACCATTTATTCGAGATGCCTTAATGCACAACGGTCCCTCCAAGTTCGAAACATCGCGACGACGTACCTCAACAAAGTTGCAGAAGGCGagaagagatggaaagaGAGGGCAGAAAAGATTCAGAATGGCGAGATTCCACACACATTAGATGTACTTCAAGAAAGAGGATACATCAAGGATATAGCAGG ATCCCCTGAAAAGATCAAAGAAATCATGCGAGTCAGGAGGATAGGCTCCTACGTCGGTATCGATCCCACCGCCGACTCGATGCACGTCGGTCACTTGCTACCGCTGATGCCCATGTTCTGGATGTGGTTCCACGGTTATCCTGCTGTCACCTTGATCGGTGGCTCGACTGCCCGTATTGGTGATCCTACCGACCGACTCGAGAGCCGAACGATTCTTTCCAATTCCGATATTTCCAAGAACATCACAAAGATCCATGTCCAATTGACGAAGTTATGGAAAAATGTCCACCTATTAAAACAGAAGTACGGATATGAGGAGGACTGGGCTGCCACACATCGTTTGTTGAACAACAACATGTGGCTAGGGAACCTTACTCTGTACGATTTTGCCAAAAGGATAGCCAGGCACACGAGAATCGGACCTATGCTGGCTAGGGATAC TGTTAAGCGAAAGATGACTGAAGGAGACGGCATGTCTCTCGGCGAATTCAtgtatcctcttcttcaaggatGGGATTTCTGGCACATGTACAACAAACTTGGCATTCAGATGCAGATTGGAGGCTCAGATCAGTATGGCAACATCACTGCGGGAATAGATGCCCTCAAAACCATTCGCGAGACCGAAGAGGCGCCTCACTTGAAGAAGCCTTCAACCTGGGATCATGAGCCATTTGGTTTCACCGTTCCGTTATTAACAGATTCTGCCGGCAACAAGTTTGGTAAAAGTGCCGGCAATGCTATATGGCTGGATGAGTTCAAAACATCAGCATTCGACTTGTACGGCTACTTTGTGAGAAGGTCTgacgaggaggttgagaatttGCTCAAGATGTTCACATTCATGCCTCTGGAGCAGATCTCCAAGCTAATGGAGGAGCACCGAGCGGCACCCCAGGAGCGAAAGGCCCAGCACACCCTGGCTTTCGAGGTTCTTTCACTTATTCACGGAGCTCAGAGGGCTGTTCAGGAGGCCAAGCAACACGAGTTTCGATTCGGCACCAAGCTACCCAAGGGTATTGTCAACGAGCCCACTCCAGACACTGGTATCGTCACTGTCAACAATGCCCCAAGAAGCGATATTCAACTCCCTCGCTCCATCATGAAATCCTCACCGGCAAAGATTCTCCACGCTGTCGGTCTCGCATCCAGCAGCAGTGAAGGTCAACGTCTGCTTTCAGCACAAGGCGCCTATATCGCCGCTCAGCCTGGCCAGAAGAGGGGTCTCGTCCCTGGCAATCTGTCCTGGACTCCCATGAAGGCATGGTTCCCCGAGGAGACTTCCAAATTCCTCATCGACGACCGCATGCTCATCATGCGCAAGGGCAAGCACAACGTCCGAATCGTCGAGCTCATCAGCGATgaagagtggaagaagagcggCCAGATCTATCCTGGCCAGCCTGGTACTGGTCTCTTGCGCAGAATGAAGGACGAGCTGAAGAAAGAGGTAGAGGCGAAGGGTAGCTCATTATCAGACAGGGAGCTTACTCAAATTGCCTCGAGGAAGAAAAACCAACTGAGCGTTGCCAATAACTCGAATATTGAGCTGCCCAATAAGCACGATGTGCGTGAGAGGCGGGCTCAACTAACATGGGACAGGAGAGGCAAATGA